One stretch of Pontiella desulfatans DNA includes these proteins:
- a CDS encoding Ig-like domain-containing protein has translation MMRKTGYILIASVLMAGLASAQIWSEDFDPAPVLNEDGFGEITNEWSTGQWIHTKASNVSNVVEGVTNLVLQLRSDGGSNVGDTEGAGISLDGSLFSSAGTYAVEVAVLSDSNSVGALGVSIYDADIGSGGTNSYRLDTKMNLKNVWLDVNAVGDASATLLTQAKLVAGTTNQVVFSYDGSGDVVLMLGAMQRWVDVQSLLKIDDISVDVAAANNAPVFSADSITNLAAGAEGAAYSDTIAGTATDVDPDTISYYKVFGPDWLVVASDGSLSGTPPNGADGLNRFEIWVTDGNGGYDGVDLEITVTDTLNNPPVFTSDPILKKFAFVDLAYSESMSVDVFDNQGDPITFAKVGYTGFGADWLQISTNGTLTGTPTGENLGAAEWQVEISDGLLASTGTLSITVNPPAIWSENFETASLTDAGADGIAYVPTDVTTNEWIGADGNGADIIDSGTSMELKVYSRNQADDRNRGAAIALGADEFSDGAGDYLLNFDYTFRNQGSLVIKIWETSANSGSYGMQVEDTTTAPADGSNFVVVPTGDAVTNLLVTQTYGAGDDGKNHTIDFSYGGIGDVVIQIYSTGKSRTQRVDNLGVFFAEDLANPYAVWASSYELVYGPEGDDDEDGLSNLYEYGLGLDPTNTVDPNAVADGALPTFGNGSGGMEYIHAQRTDDSSLTYYLELDGDLVNAPGWTNVGYTVTGTNITGGTFDYVTNAIPTTDAQKFIRLVVEQQ, from the coding sequence TGACCAACCTGGTTCTCCAGTTAAGAAGCGATGGTGGATCCAATGTGGGTGATACCGAGGGGGCCGGCATTTCATTGGATGGCAGCCTGTTCTCTTCCGCCGGCACCTACGCCGTTGAAGTCGCGGTTCTTTCGGATTCGAACAGTGTCGGGGCATTGGGCGTAAGTATTTATGATGCCGATATCGGTTCCGGCGGAACCAATAGCTACCGGCTGGATACGAAAATGAATTTGAAGAATGTCTGGCTCGATGTGAATGCTGTCGGTGATGCCTCGGCCACGCTGCTGACTCAGGCCAAGCTCGTTGCCGGCACCACCAATCAGGTTGTCTTTTCCTATGACGGCAGTGGCGATGTGGTTCTGATGCTGGGGGCCATGCAACGCTGGGTTGACGTCCAGAGTCTTCTTAAAATTGATGATATCAGCGTGGATGTGGCAGCCGCCAACAATGCACCGGTCTTTTCCGCCGATTCTATCACCAATCTGGCGGCGGGAGCGGAGGGGGCGGCCTACAGCGACACCATTGCCGGCACGGCGACGGATGTCGATCCGGATACAATTTCCTATTACAAGGTTTTCGGCCCAGACTGGCTGGTTGTTGCCTCCGACGGCTCCCTTTCGGGAACTCCGCCTAACGGAGCAGATGGACTTAACCGGTTCGAAATCTGGGTGACCGATGGAAATGGCGGCTACGACGGCGTCGATCTCGAAATCACCGTGACTGATACCCTGAACAATCCCCCGGTATTCACTTCAGATCCGATTTTAAAGAAGTTTGCCTTCGTCGACCTGGCCTACAGCGAATCGATGAGTGTGGACGTCTTCGACAACCAGGGTGACCCGATCACCTTCGCCAAGGTGGGTTATACGGGTTTCGGGGCGGACTGGCTGCAGATCAGTACAAATGGCACGCTGACCGGTACGCCCACAGGTGAAAATTTGGGGGCGGCCGAGTGGCAGGTGGAGATCAGCGACGGCTTGCTGGCGAGCACCGGCACACTGTCCATTACCGTGAATCCGCCTGCAATATGGTCGGAGAATTTCGAGACGGCGTCTCTGACCGATGCGGGGGCCGATGGTATTGCCTATGTACCTACCGATGTTACGACGAATGAATGGATCGGTGCCGACGGCAATGGTGCCGATATCATTGATTCAGGAACCTCAATGGAACTGAAGGTGTATTCCCGTAACCAGGCCGATGACCGGAACCGGGGCGCCGCAATTGCGCTTGGAGCAGACGAGTTCTCGGATGGAGCAGGCGATTATTTACTGAATTTCGACTATACATTCCGGAATCAGGGAAGCTTGGTCATTAAGATTTGGGAAACATCCGCGAATAGTGGAAGTTACGGCATGCAGGTGGAAGACACTACTACTGCTCCGGCGGACGGGTCGAATTTCGTGGTCGTGCCGACCGGCGATGCGGTCACGAATCTGCTCGTGACCCAGACCTATGGAGCGGGTGACGACGGTAAGAACCACACCATCGATTTCTCTTATGGAGGAATTGGCGATGTGGTCATCCAGATCTATTCCACCGGTAAATCCCGAACGCAGCGCGTCGATAACCTGGGCGTGTTCTTCGCTGAAGATCTGGCCAATCCATATGCAGTATGGGCCTCCTCTTATGAATTGGTTTACGGGCCGGAGGGCGACGATGATGAAGATGGTCTGAGCAATCTCTATGAATATGGTCTGGGTCTTGATCCGACCAATACGGTCGACCCCAATGCCGTTGCGGATGGTGCGTTGCCGACTTTTGGAAATGGTTCCGGAGGTATGGAATACATCCATGCACAGCGCACGGATGACAGTTCCCTGACATACTACCTGGAGCTCGACGGTGATCTTGTCAATGCGCCGGGTTGGACCAATGTCGGCTACACCGTAACAGGCACCAACATAACGGGGGGCACATTTGATTATGTTACGAATGCCATCCCGACGACTGACGCCCAGAAGTTCATTAGACTGGTTGTTGAGCAGCAGTAG
- a CDS encoding sulfatase, producing MKRITSTLLVGMLCLSVVAKPSQPNILLILADDLGYADLSIHGCTQFKTPNIDSIGQGGVRFKQGYVSNSVCAPSRAGLLTGRTGIGFEGNADAVNGLDLSLETMADTLKRAGYGTSCIGKWHLGAQDTHYPTQRGFDYFCGLREGSRTYFYDESNSDSPGNPHGIELNGKQIKFEGYLTDFLTDQAIGVIDRHTASMPDKPFFMYLSYTAPHGPMQCKPGTEIQNLSTKSEKRPVYAAMVVSLDEGIGRVLQTLEDKGLKENTLVVFLSDNGGPTYKNGSSNWPLKGKKGSTDEGGLRVPFLLQWPEKIPAGQIRDDMVISLDLLPTFSSVAGVEPPEKMSGLNLMPYLTNPQNALADRGFFWRRAGMKNCALRSGDYKWIENRNKGEQYLYNLKDDISEKNNLVTEFPEVAERMRSEYVKWESTIPDPPPVESSSE from the coding sequence ATGAAGAGAATCACGAGTACACTTTTAGTTGGAATGTTATGCCTTTCGGTTGTCGCGAAGCCGTCGCAGCCCAATATCCTCCTGATTCTGGCGGATGATCTGGGCTATGCGGATTTGAGTATCCATGGTTGCACGCAATTTAAGACGCCGAATATTGATTCCATCGGGCAGGGTGGGGTGCGTTTTAAGCAGGGCTATGTCAGCAATTCGGTCTGTGCTCCTTCGCGAGCCGGGCTGTTAACGGGCCGCACCGGGATCGGATTCGAAGGCAACGCGGATGCCGTGAATGGTCTTGACCTGAGTCTGGAGACCATGGCCGATACACTGAAACGTGCGGGTTACGGCACCTCCTGCATCGGCAAGTGGCATCTGGGAGCGCAGGATACGCACTATCCAACCCAGCGCGGATTTGATTATTTCTGTGGTCTGCGCGAGGGTTCCCGAACCTATTTTTATGACGAAAGCAACAGCGATTCGCCCGGTAATCCGCACGGCATCGAACTCAACGGAAAGCAGATCAAATTTGAGGGCTATCTGACCGATTTCCTGACCGACCAGGCGATCGGGGTGATCGACCGCCATACCGCATCCATGCCGGATAAACCGTTTTTTATGTATCTCTCCTACACCGCTCCCCATGGACCGATGCAATGCAAGCCCGGCACCGAAATCCAGAACCTGTCAACTAAAAGCGAAAAGCGCCCTGTTTATGCCGCCATGGTGGTTTCGCTCGATGAAGGGATCGGGCGTGTGCTTCAGACATTGGAAGACAAAGGGTTAAAAGAGAACACATTGGTTGTATTTCTGAGCGACAACGGTGGCCCGACCTACAAGAACGGTTCAAGTAATTGGCCGCTGAAGGGCAAAAAGGGATCAACCGATGAGGGGGGACTGCGTGTGCCGTTCTTGCTTCAGTGGCCGGAAAAAATCCCGGCGGGGCAAATTCGCGATGATATGGTTATCAGCCTCGACCTGCTGCCTACGTTTTCTTCGGTGGCCGGGGTTGAACCGCCGGAAAAGATGTCGGGACTCAACCTGATGCCGTATCTGACCAATCCACAAAATGCGCTTGCTGACCGTGGGTTTTTCTGGCGGCGGGCCGGGATGAAAAACTGCGCTTTGCGTTCGGGTGATTATAAGTGGATTGAAAACCGCAATAAAGGCGAGCAATACCTGTACAACCTGAAGGACGATATTTCGGAAAAGAATAACCTCGTTACAGAATTTCCCGAGGTGGCGGAAAGGATGAGGTCGGAATACGTGAAGTGGGAATCTACCATTCCTGACCCTCCCCCGGTTGAATCATCGTCTGAATAG
- a CDS encoding right-handed parallel beta-helix repeat-containing protein, producing MRASILAWVVFGCLGAVAQQERVDTPDCNSLSDYANGGSWNEFRFEVVERVDDALANDGNAFKCIRGKDFFGKEVYGYDRLDSGTAQSIIPCPEPGSQYVFSARARLSGAGNNGRVFVEFINDAGVKTNAVEFIVSAANYTDFSQTFTVPSDAVWCHVWILQNDPQDAAMLVDSVSLKSADPDDTPAVPTGLAIDDKSSSMVRLQWNAVAGANGYLIERKHDSDNSTKWRTVVRTFEGGGQTNFLDAVDTSTSKVLEPGVKYDYRISAFGDYGNSAASSVVSVTLDTRTDSPGGTTYYIDATGGSDSNAGTSEGTAWQSFIPLDRLNLAAGDSVFLKRGESWNEPMNLHGGGAAGSEVVVSSYGSSTNKPIINVESRAHAAIRMIDVSHVRISDLEIANFHPFHRKVRRYALEAGSWQAVGVTNLHFNNLFVNGVRCVANRGDGGSASDGRGGAGLRVVGNIRSEDTKEMIYDVSITDCRFEDVEMFSMHLHDIDGLVVSNNVAERSGFCAILTRRLFNAVISHNRFYDGGYYETCDDNAHIGFYGGSDVVIEHNLIDTTHNTASGQSMNFDGTDNYTIQYNYMKDSEAGSFVLNHQASNNVFRYNVSEGIGETQWMRNLGALDTHIYNNTVYLKPGQDVNFIYNGHTINAAEDPATNVWCHNNIFYSAGGTITGDLINSIPGSSGIFISNNVYYGTFTELPVEDGHPLYADPQFEGPIGSGSVDGFQLLETSPYIESGIIISNNGGLDYWGTPVSATNAPSIGAHQPVGISAPTLIWEETFAGQTMTDPADNPAKNIAKQYNDLWIESNGGVTNGGDGARAILSTGGSGQSRDMYYILSGDSIGAGDYELTLEVDNIGNNGWLDVAVFDVYNGTGTSGDCVEYDFLGGQGATFGATMGPSPVSGAPTAKTNQLGTTLRIGGLADNDVPSVVGMHTIPFSYDGNGDLVLAFIAGANVSNGKSSYFDSLQIRKVSDNSAYSTWSNSYSLVYGPEGDDDVDGLNNLAEYGIGGNPTNGFVDGNLPTFGSGSAGLEYIYAYRADDATLDYTLETTTNLISNVWTNTGYNVTGTNQAGGTFGYVTNLIDSAESKRFIRLKIERN from the coding sequence ATGAGGGCGAGCATATTGGCATGGGTGGTTTTTGGGTGCCTCGGGGCCGTGGCGCAGCAGGAGCGGGTGGATACGCCGGACTGTAACAGTCTTTCCGATTATGCAAACGGAGGAAGCTGGAACGAATTTCGCTTTGAGGTGGTAGAGCGGGTGGATGATGCGCTTGCCAACGATGGCAATGCTTTCAAGTGTATACGCGGCAAGGATTTTTTCGGCAAGGAAGTGTATGGTTATGACCGGCTGGACAGCGGCACGGCGCAGTCGATCATTCCATGCCCGGAACCGGGATCGCAGTATGTTTTTTCAGCCCGGGCACGGTTGAGCGGGGCGGGAAACAACGGCAGGGTTTTCGTGGAGTTCATCAATGATGCCGGTGTCAAAACCAATGCAGTCGAGTTCATAGTAAGTGCTGCGAACTATACCGATTTTTCGCAGACCTTTACGGTTCCGTCCGATGCGGTCTGGTGCCATGTGTGGATTCTGCAGAACGATCCGCAGGATGCCGCCATGCTGGTGGATTCTGTTTCGCTGAAATCAGCTGACCCCGATGACACACCCGCAGTGCCGACCGGGTTGGCGATTGACGACAAAAGCTCCTCTATGGTGCGTTTGCAGTGGAACGCCGTGGCCGGGGCGAACGGATACCTGATTGAGCGAAAGCATGATTCAGATAACAGCACCAAATGGAGAACGGTTGTCAGAACCTTTGAAGGTGGCGGGCAGACCAACTTCCTGGATGCTGTGGATACTTCGACATCCAAAGTTCTCGAGCCCGGCGTAAAATATGACTACCGCATATCCGCATTCGGCGACTACGGGAATTCGGCCGCTTCGAGTGTGGTGTCTGTGACGCTGGATACGCGTACGGACTCGCCTGGCGGTACAACCTACTATATCGATGCGACGGGCGGCAGCGATTCTAATGCGGGGACCTCGGAGGGCACGGCCTGGCAAAGTTTTATTCCGCTTGATCGCCTGAATCTGGCGGCGGGCGATTCCGTCTTTCTGAAAAGAGGCGAAAGCTGGAATGAGCCGATGAACCTGCACGGCGGCGGTGCGGCGGGCAGCGAAGTTGTGGTTTCTTCGTATGGATCCTCAACCAATAAGCCGATCATCAACGTGGAGTCGCGGGCGCACGCAGCCATCCGCATGATCGATGTCTCACACGTCCGGATTTCCGATCTTGAGATTGCCAACTTTCATCCTTTCCATCGGAAGGTGCGGCGTTATGCGTTGGAAGCGGGATCCTGGCAGGCGGTTGGTGTGACCAATCTGCATTTCAATAATCTGTTCGTCAATGGCGTCCGCTGTGTGGCTAACCGTGGCGATGGGGGGTCGGCTTCGGACGGGCGCGGCGGTGCCGGCTTGCGGGTGGTCGGTAATATCCGGAGCGAGGATACGAAGGAAATGATCTATGATGTGAGCATAACCGATTGCCGTTTTGAAGATGTTGAAATGTTTTCGATGCACCTACACGACATTGATGGGCTGGTGGTTTCCAACAATGTGGCCGAACGCTCCGGTTTTTGTGCAATCCTGACCCGCCGCCTCTTTAATGCGGTGATTTCCCATAATCGCTTTTACGATGGCGGCTATTATGAAACCTGCGACGATAATGCGCACATCGGTTTCTACGGTGGCAGCGATGTGGTGATTGAGCACAACCTGATCGATACCACGCATAATACCGCTTCGGGGCAGTCCATGAATTTTGATGGCACCGACAACTATACGATTCAGTACAACTATATGAAGGACAGCGAAGCGGGCAGCTTCGTACTGAACCACCAGGCATCAAACAATGTGTTCCGGTACAATGTCTCTGAAGGGATCGGTGAAACCCAGTGGATGCGGAACCTCGGGGCGCTCGATACGCATATCTACAACAACACCGTTTACCTGAAGCCGGGCCAGGATGTAAATTTTATCTATAACGGCCACACCATCAATGCCGCGGAGGACCCCGCAACGAATGTGTGGTGCCATAACAATATTTTCTACAGCGCCGGCGGAACCATCACGGGCGATTTAATCAACAGCATTCCGGGTTCGTCAGGGATATTCATCAGCAACAATGTCTATTATGGAACCTTTACCGAGTTGCCGGTGGAAGATGGGCATCCGCTGTATGCCGATCCGCAGTTCGAGGGGCCTATTGGCTCGGGAAGTGTTGACGGTTTCCAACTCTTGGAAACTTCGCCCTACATCGAGTCAGGTATAATTATCTCGAACAACGGAGGCCTCGATTATTGGGGTACCCCGGTGTCCGCTACCAATGCCCCCTCTATCGGTGCCCACCAACCGGTCGGCATTTCCGCTCCAACGTTGATTTGGGAAGAGACCTTTGCCGGACAGACGATGACGGATCCGGCGGATAATCCTGCAAAAAACATTGCAAAGCAGTACAACGATTTGTGGATAGAATCAAATGGCGGGGTAACAAACGGCGGTGATGGTGCGAGGGCTATTCTTTCGACCGGCGGAAGCGGACAATCCCGGGATATGTATTATATTCTTTCGGGTGATTCGATCGGTGCTGGTGATTACGAACTGACGTTGGAAGTTGACAATATCGGAAATAACGGTTGGCTGGATGTTGCTGTTTTCGATGTGTACAACGGTACCGGCACGTCCGGGGACTGCGTGGAGTATGATTTCCTTGGTGGACAGGGCGCCACATTCGGAGCAACGATGGGGCCGAGCCCTGTATCCGGCGCCCCGACTGCCAAGACAAACCAATTGGGTACAACGCTTCGTATCGGCGGACTGGCCGACAACGATGTGCCATCGGTGGTCGGCATGCATACGATCCCGTTCTCGTATGATGGAAACGGTGACCTCGTCTTGGCTTTTATTGCAGGAGCAAATGTAAGCAATGGAAAGTCCAGCTATTTCGACAGCCTGCAAATCAGAAAGGTCAGCGATAATTCGGCATACAGCACATGGTCGAACAGCTACAGTCTGGTTTATGGGCCGGAGGGCGACGATGATGTTGACGGGCTGAACAACCTGGCCGAATACGGGATCGGCGGGAATCCAACCAATGGATTTGTGGACGGCAACCTTCCAACCTTTGGAAGCGGCTCGGCCGGACTTGAATACATCTATGCCTATCGTGCCGATGATGCAACGTTGGATTACACGCTCGAAACAACAACCAACCTGATTTCGAATGTCTGGACCAATACCGGATATAACGTGACGGGAACCAATCAGGCCGGCGGTACGTTCGGCTATGTGACGAACCTGATCGATTCCGCCGAAAGCAAAAGATTCATTCGCCTGAAAATTGAGAGGAATTGA
- a CDS encoding PEP-CTERM sorting domain-containing protein (PEP-CTERM proteins occur, often in large numbers, in the proteomes of bacteria that also encode an exosortase, a predicted intramembrane cysteine proteinase. The presence of a PEP-CTERM domain at a protein's C-terminus predicts cleavage within the sorting domain, followed by covalent anchoring to some some component of the (usually Gram-negative) cell surface. Many PEP-CTERM proteins exhibit an unusual sequence composition that includes large numbers of potential glycosylation sites. Expression of one such protein has been shown restore the ability of a bacterium to form floc, a type of biofilm.), with translation MMKMIRMMVGLSLMAGIASATPILDETFDTSVGLVIDNNAQFTNEVAWGQWVGTADAVENVGSLKVVGTDGKTRGVFISLNESEFADEVADYRLTLHWSMTLSADSYLKTQIFEADIGSGGVGNYYLIDSYAGSGTGPSMSTTGDAFKNQITNTVSVAGIVNNQEQVIEFSTDGTHDVAMVFAHMSTSATKGVLYLEDVRLEVIPEPATLGLVVATGTGILFIRRRLMM, from the coding sequence ATGATGAAAATGATAAGAATGATGGTTGGCCTGTCGCTGATGGCCGGAATCGCTTCGGCTACACCGATTCTGGATGAAACATTTGATACATCGGTCGGACTGGTCATTGATAACAATGCCCAGTTTACCAATGAGGTTGCCTGGGGGCAGTGGGTCGGCACCGCCGATGCTGTAGAGAATGTTGGAAGCTTGAAGGTGGTCGGTACCGATGGTAAGACGCGCGGTGTTTTTATCTCGTTGAATGAGTCTGAATTTGCCGATGAGGTGGCTGATTATCGATTGACACTTCATTGGTCGATGACGCTGAGTGCTGACAGTTATCTAAAGACCCAGATTTTCGAAGCGGATATCGGTTCCGGCGGTGTGGGTAACTATTATTTGATCGATTCCTATGCGGGTTCAGGCACCGGACCCAGCATGAGCACAACAGGGGATGCCTTCAAGAATCAGATTACCAATACGGTTTCGGTGGCCGGGATCGTTAATAATCAGGAACAGGTGATCGAATTCAGTACAGATGGGACGCATGATGTTGCGATGGTATTTGCTCATATGTCAACTTCAGCTACTAAAGGTGTACTCTATCTTGAAGATGTCCGCCTGGAAGTCATTCCTGAACCGGCGACGCTGGGTCTGGTTGTTGCGACCGGAACCGGTATTCTGTTCATCCGCCGCCGTCTCATGATGTAG